The window atatatatatgtttcttCTGAATTTTTCCGTACTCACTTTGTTTTGAGTGATTTTGATGCTTCCATTTTCCTTCTTGTTGTTTGATATTCTGTCTGTTTGGTTTGTGGGATTTTAGTTCATTTACTGCCCCCTTTCTGAGCAGACTTTTGGTTTCATTGGattctaaaactttcaacttTTCCATCTTCTTTGCTTTTGGAGTTATAAGGTCATTCTTTTACATTGACATTTAAGATGGCTTATTAGTTTTTGCAATTTATGGTTGCCTTAATGCTTGCTTTCTTGGTAATTCCTCTATTTTAGTCAAATAATAAACTTTGGTCATTTGCTTCCTTAATTAACTTGATTTGTTTGGattctttcttaatttatttgctACAATCACTCATCATTTGAATAAGGATGGTTCATTGTATTTGTATAATATGTCCAAAGTTTatgtcttttctttgtttagaAATGCCGGCTAGTAGCTTCCCCTTTTTGGCATTACTGCATTACAAGGTACAGCTATTTGTGCTGCTAGCATTTGtattctttttgagatgtttgTACCATAGTTCTTTGATACTCTCTGCTACTTATCAGATTGATATGTTCTCAAGCTTTAAGCTAGTAGGGGTTTGATTCTCTTTGTGCTTGTCTTGTATCCTTGATGTGAAATTCTTGATCtttgtttattgttttatatttctCTTTGTCTTCTAAAAATAATCTATCGTCATTGGGGATTTGCAAaggtacaatttttttttctccggAGTATCAACTGGTTGCctttttgttttccattgtgTCGCAGGTGGCATTGCTCTTGCTGCTGGCATTGTGCAATGCAATCAAAGTTAATGGAGAAGAGAGCAATGGACAGTGTAACCATAAGCTGACATTGGACCCAAGACCACATAGTGTATCCATCTTGGAATTTGGTGCTGTTGGAGATGGCAAAACTTTGAATACCATTGCTTTTCAAAATGCCATTTTCTATCTTAAGTCATTTGCTGACAAGGGTGGCGCCCAGCTTTATGTGCCACCGGGAAGATGGCTTACCGGAAGTTTCAATCTTACCAGCCATCTCACTCTATTCTTGGAAAAAGGTGCTGTCATTCTTGGATCtcaggtattttttttttttggctctgTCTTATGTTTTACCCAATTTCCCAatgtctttttgtttttctcttattttgaGGCACGCATTGTTTCGATAGAACTAATACACATTATTAGGAGCCATTTTTTAGCCTTTGATTTCCTTTCACATCTGCTTTTCTTGCTTGTCAAGGATCCATCTCACTGGGATATTGTTGAACCCTTGCCCTCATATGGTCGAGGAATTGAACTTCCCGGAGGAAGATATCGAAGTTTGGTAAATGGGTATATGTTACGTGATGTGGTAATAACTGGTAAGATTACCTTTATTTTTGCTCATTCTTTCACTGTCTCTTCATTACAATCTTGGTTGAGTCTTAGATAAACTCACACTTGCATGTTGCTCTAGGTGATAATGGAACCATAGATGGGCAGGGCTCAGTTTGGTGGGAATGGTTCACGTCTCATTCTTTAAACTATAGCCGCCCTCAGCTTGTGGAATTTGTGTCATCTGATTATATACTTGTTTCAAACATTACGTTTCTCAATGCCCCTGCATATAATATACATCCAGTCTATTGCAGGTTTGTTTTCAATACCTTCTGATTGCTATGCTCAGTCTTTGAACTTCTGTTTGATCTGTCAACAAATAGAGAAAGTCAAACTCATATGTACTTGGACTTTATGCAGCAATGTACACATTCATAACATATCAGTCTATGCTCCTCCAGCATCACCGTTTACTGTTGGCATTGTTCCAGGTTTGTGATGGCTAATATCTGATTCTGTTCGTATTGAGACCCTAAGTTGTTTATTTAACATCTTTGATTATGGTCTAGTTGCCTTCACAGCCATACTTACAAATTAGAATACCTGcttttacttttcatttttgttctgTGCTTTTATAGATATTTATCTTAAGAAAAAGATTTA is drawn from Theobroma cacao cultivar B97-61/B2 chromosome 4, Criollo_cocoa_genome_V2, whole genome shotgun sequence and contains these coding sequences:
- the LOC18603565 gene encoding probable polygalacturonase isoform X2; translation: MFSSFKLVALLLLLALCNAIKVNGEESNGQCNHKLTLDPRPHSVSILEFGAVGDGKTLNTIAFQNAIFYLKSFADKGGAQLYVPPGRWLTGSFNLTSHLTLFLEKGAVILGSQDPSHWDIVEPLPSYGRGIELPGGRYRSLVNGYMLRDVVITGDNGTIDGQGSVWWEWFTSHSLNYSRPQLVEFVSSDYILVSNITFLNAPAYNIHPVYCSNVHIHNISVYAPPASPFTVGIVPDSSDNVCIEDCNISMGHDAIALKSGWDEYGITYGRPTTNVHIRRVNLQSSSGSSLAFGSEMSGGISDIQVEQAHLYNSLSGIEFRTTRGRGGYIEDIIISDVDLLNVHMAFGAIGHYGSHPDDKYDPDAFPVLQKITLQNIIGTNITVAGNFTGIRESPFTSICLSNISLSINSASSTSWVCSYVSGFSESVFPKPCPDLENSNTSSSCVSLLKPNGRAAVL
- the LOC18603565 gene encoding probable polygalacturonase isoform X1, with translation MSFLCLEMPASSFPFLALLHYKVALLLLLALCNAIKVNGEESNGQCNHKLTLDPRPHSVSILEFGAVGDGKTLNTIAFQNAIFYLKSFADKGGAQLYVPPGRWLTGSFNLTSHLTLFLEKGAVILGSQDPSHWDIVEPLPSYGRGIELPGGRYRSLVNGYMLRDVVITGDNGTIDGQGSVWWEWFTSHSLNYSRPQLVEFVSSDYILVSNITFLNAPAYNIHPVYCSNVHIHNISVYAPPASPFTVGIVPDSSDNVCIEDCNISMGHDAIALKSGWDEYGITYGRPTTNVHIRRVNLQSSSGSSLAFGSEMSGGISDIQVEQAHLYNSLSGIEFRTTRGRGGYIEDIIISDVDLLNVHMAFGAIGHYGSHPDDKYDPDAFPVLQKITLQNIIGTNITVAGNFTGIRESPFTSICLSNISLSINSASSTSWVCSYVSGFSESVFPKPCPDLENSNTSSSCVSLLKPNGRAAVL
- the LOC18603565 gene encoding probable polygalacturonase isoform X3, producing MKMPVALLLLLALCNAIKVNGEESNGQCNHKLTLDPRPHSVSILEFGAVGDGKTLNTIAFQNAIFYLKSFADKGGAQLYVPPGRWLTGSFNLTSHLTLFLEKGAVILGSQDPSHWDIVEPLPSYGRGIELPGGRYRSLVNGYMLRDVVITGDNGTIDGQGSVWWEWFTSHSLNYSRPQLVEFVSSDYILVSNITFLNAPAYNIHPVYCSNVHIHNISVYAPPASPFTVGIVPDSSDNVCIEDCNISMGHDAIALKSGWDEYGITYGRPTTNVHIRRVNLQSSSGSSLAFGSEMSGGISDIQVEQAHLYNSLSGIEFRTTRGRGGYIEDIIISDVDLLNVHMAFGAIGHYGSHPDDKYDPDAFPVLQKITLQNIIGTNITVAGNFTGIRESPFTSICLSNISLSINSASSTSWVCSYVSGFSESVFPKPCPDLENSNTSSSCVSLLKPNGRAAVL